Part of the Candidatus Methanogranum gryphiswaldense genome, AAGCAACAGATTGGAAGGCATCTAAGTTTTGTTGAATGTAGGGAGTCCATGGGACTCGGTGTAGGTGGAGGTCTGGCGCAGAGAGCGACCATTTCAGAAAGCGGTCGTGATGTCGTGGTCATAGCCATGGGTCCTGGGAGAAGGCACATAACCAAACCGGTATGTGAGATAACCTATGCGCTCAGGGAAGAGGGGATCGACACGAGCGTATTGGTCGTCAATGCTGGATCAGGCGTACCAGCCGATGCTCCAGATGTTACTACTGGAACAAATTTTGGGTTGGACCCCATCGAGGTGGAAAGGATACAGCAGTACAAGCTCGCATTGATACACCTTGGAAATGTCCGCCTTCACATAGTATACAAGGCAAGATTGATACTCAGGAATGTCAACATACCTGCAGTCATCGTATCTCAGTGTCCAGTCGATTACGAGGATTTTGCTGCGATAGGCGTCAAAACATCCGTGGTTATGCCTTCTGATGAGAATATCAACACAAAAGGAGAGATAGTTGACATCGTCACCGGGGTTATCAGGGGAGTAACATGCCCCCAGGATAAGCTGGATGAGGTGGTTTCAAAGATACAGGCGCATCTGCCGAATAAGGGGGCATGACATTGAAGGTCATAGTCAACGGAAAAGAGAAGAATTTGAAATCCGGGGCTAAGTTAAAGGATGCCATATCAAAGGAACCTTATGTGAAGGATTCGTTGATCTCCATTCATCTTTCGACAGATAAACTCGTTAAAGATACCAACGATTTCGAACTTGTGATGTCGTCTGGCGTGATGGTACTGCATTTGGATGATAGCGATGACGCCAAACTTTGGAAGTCGATAACAAACAAGATAATAGGGGTCACATCGAGATGGGTGACCAATGAGATAGTGGCGTTCGGGTCCTTTCCAACCGACATAGTTACAGATAGAACGGAGAGAAAGTACGAACCCTTCGAATGTTTCTTTTCTCTGGGCGGATTCGATAATCAAACCACATACATCATGATAGCAAGGAAGGATCATTACAGATCCTACGGGGCAGGTACAGGAAGGATCGGCAAGATCACTGTTGGAAGACATCTTCTGGGCTTGTTGAAGGAAGGAGAGGAGATAAAGGAGATACGTCCACTGATGTCTGAGACCAGTAGTGAGAATGTAGTGATCACCAAGGACCTTGAATATCCATTAGAGGAGAATAACAGGATAGAGACATGTGTCAATGTTGTTCTGGATCAACACTCGCATGCATCATCTGAGCAAATACTCATAATAGGTTCCAAAGGTTACATCAATGTAAGTGAAAGCACCGGAAGTTTTCTTGGATGCAGGGACGACATGGACGTTCAGATCCCGGATGAGAAGCATCAGATAAGGGAAAGAGGGACGGTCGCTGTCAGGACATCAGGGAACGGAGAAGGGCATGTTCTATTCTACAGAGAGACTAGACAGATCACACAGGCCCATAACTATGCAGGGCATGTCGATAGAGGTCTGGCATTGATAATGCGTGCCGGAAAGGATGAGAAAGTATCGATCACCACCGAGCCTGCACGTGTATTGTCCGTCGGGATGACCCAGGCAAAGGGGGAAGAATTCCTTTCACAATTCAATATCAAACAGAAAAGGACAGGCGATCTGTCCGATGAAGCCATCATAGCAGAACAGAAACCAGAGATGACCATGGAGGCTCTAGAGAAAGGAGAGGTGGAGACCTTTGCGGTTCCAAGGGATAAGGTCTTTAAGATCTCGATCAACGATGGCGATCCCCTAACTTCTCATTATTTCAGAAAAGTGACAGGCCTGAGTCATAAGTCCGTGGGTCTGTTGAAGGTGCAGTTTACTTTCCCAGGTATGCCGATGGTGACATTCTATGGTGATGAGGTAAGGGCCATGAGCCTTTATCCTCAGGACCCCTTCAAGAAATGCAAGAAAGGAGACATAGGTGTGACCAATCAGTCCAGACCGCATCATGGTCTCATGGGCATAAGGCTTCAGGACAGCAAGGAGTATGGGCCGTCCGGAGAGGAGCCGTACGGAACAAACATGATCGGCAGATTCCTTGACGATGTCAAGAAATTAGAGGAACTCGACGAAGAGGATACCATATACGTAACGGAGGAGAAGATATGAGCGAAGAAAGGGAGACCAGACTTTTCATGATCTCTCCTGATTCCATGCTTACACCTGACCAATTGGTCCGTATGGTGCATGCCATGGGCATGGAGGCCACGGTAAAGGAGACCTGTTATGGTTGTCTTGTCGAGGGTCCAAGCAAGCTAGTGAGAGAGATCCTGGCCGCGGTCAGGGAGAAATATCCATATGAGGTATTCTCCAAGGTAAGGGCGTACCCCTGCGGAGATCCGAGAAGATGTCGTGCACAGCACGGTACGAGGCCCGGATTTGCGCAGTTGGAGGCTGAATGGGCGGCATTACCGTTGATAGAGCACGGACTAAAGTGTTCTGATGAAGGTAAAAAATACAAGGCCCATGAAGAAGAGAAACAACTTCCATTAGATGATTTTAAGAAGATATGCGAGGCGAGCAGATGAAGGTATTCATAGATCCCCCCAACAGCATGATATTATACGACTTGGTGGAGAGGTTCGGACATGAGCCTTTGTCCGCTATGGCGGCCATCCAGAACAAGATAGACAACATAGAGGTCGATATGCCGCCTATGAATGTGACCCTCGACGACGTGATCAGGGGTCTAAAGTACGCAGGAGTGGAGGTGCCTTCCGGAATAAGGGGCAGGTTGGCCATGTGGGGCCCGTTGATAGAGCAGGCGGATGCTGCGGTCATAATGATCGATGCACCGTTCAGTTTCGGTTGTGTTGGATGTGAACGTTCCAATGAGATGGTCAAATATCTTATCAAAAGACGTGGGATTCCCACAGTGACGGTCTACTACCCCAAGAATGAAGAGGAAGCAGAGACGGTCGTAGGGCAGGTAAAGGAGTTTTTGGAGGGATTGAAATGACCATAAAGATCGCGCAACTTTCATGCGGAACAGAATATAGTAGCGTTCAGTACGAGATCGATAAGGCAGCACGTTCAGTTGGTGCGAAGGTCGTCTATCCTGATGTATCATTTGAGGACATAAACGAGGCCGTTAAGAGGTTTGGATTCAATCCAAGATCGCCTCAGTTGAAGCTCATGATAGCAAGAGCGATCAAACTGGCTGATAAGAAATACGATGCTGATGCCGTTTTCATAACATCATGTTTCAGATGTGCTGAGGCCGCATTAGTAAGGAACGAATTGAGAAGATTCATACAGGAGAACACGAACCTGCCAGTGGTCACATATTCTTTCACAGAGAGACTCAAGGCAGCTCAGTTGCTTACGAGGATGGAGGCACTGGTGACGATCGTTACAAAGAAAGACCTTCTCGCGAGAGAGAGACAGACGGGACTTACCGCAGGCCTAGATTCTGGATCCAGTACCACCAAGGCCGTGATAATGCAGAATAACAAGATCATCGGGAAGGATTGGACAAGCACAGGGGATGTGGTCAAGTCAGCACAACAGGTGCTTGAGAACGCCATGAAGGAAGCAGGAGTTGAATTCAAACAGATAGAGGCCCTGGGTACAACCGGGTACGGTCGTTTCAATCTTGGAAAATTCTATAATGCCAAGTTGGTCCAAGAAGAGCTTACGGTCAATTCCAAGGGCGCTGTGTGGCTTGCAGACAGGCAACGCGGGGAAGCAACGATACTCGATATCGGAGGAATGGACAACAAGGCCATCACCGTAAGGAACGGTGTTCCCGATAACTTCACAATGGGAGGCATATGTGCCGGTGCATCTGGAAGATTCTTAGAGATGACGGCCAAGAGACTCAAGATAGAGATAGAGGAACTCGGGAAGCTTGCAGACAAGGGAGATTGGAGAAATGCGAAGATGAACTCCTATTGTTCCGTCTTTGGTATCCAGGACCTTGTTACAGGATTGGGAGAGGGAAAATCCTTTGAGGATGTCGCGGCGGCTGCATGTCATTCTGTTGCTGAGCAGGTCTATGAACAGCAGCTTCAGGAGATCGACGTCAGGCATCCAATAATACAGGTCGGCGGCACATCTTTGATATCAGGGCTTGTCAAGGCCGTTGGAGAGGTATTGGGAGAGCGTCCGATAGTTCCACCGAATTCACAATACATCGGAGCTGTCGGAGGTGCCCTGCTGAGCTCAGGGCTCCTGTGAGGGGAATAAATGGACATTGAAGTAGAAAGTACTGAACAGTATGGGATAGATTCATACAAAGCCCTATTCGAAGAGATAATGTCAGATATAGGTAAGGCCGCGTTGATCGATAAGGCAAAGTTGGTCTTGGATCCTCACCGTCCGCTTTTCATATTCTCGATAAGGCTCAGGTCAGAGCCTGCAAGCAAGAAGATAGGGGATGTGGCCAATATAAGGTCGGAGGGAAATAATGTGCACATCACAACCACCGATGAGAGGTATGCACCAGACATCCTCAGTCAGCTTTGGAAGGTCTATGGTAGGGGAGCCGTTGTACAG contains:
- a CDS encoding methanogenesis marker 17 protein, with translation MDIEVESTEQYGIDSYKALFEEIMSDIGKAALIDKAKLVLDPHRPLFIFSIRLRSEPASKKIGDVANIRSEGNNVHITTTDERYAPDILSQLWKVYGRGAVVQQTRFDMDVKGAKGDVISSMIIASGEESMKEIVGSLWRTMPEGIKNRHTYIDGPVVTVVATEEILLKDMLEDGLKVHKEMRGVV
- a CDS encoding methanogenesis marker 3 protein, coding for MKVIVNGKEKNLKSGAKLKDAISKEPYVKDSLISIHLSTDKLVKDTNDFELVMSSGVMVLHLDDSDDAKLWKSITNKIIGVTSRWVTNEIVAFGSFPTDIVTDRTERKYEPFECFFSLGGFDNQTTYIMIARKDHYRSYGAGTGRIGKITVGRHLLGLLKEGEEIKEIRPLMSETSSENVVITKDLEYPLEENNRIETCVNVVLDQHSHASSEQILIIGSKGYINVSESTGSFLGCRDDMDVQIPDEKHQIRERGTVAVRTSGNGEGHVLFYRETRQITQAHNYAGHVDRGLALIMRAGKDEKVSITTEPARVLSVGMTQAKGEEFLSQFNIKQKRTGDLSDEAIIAEQKPEMTMEALEKGEVETFAVPRDKVFKISINDGDPLTSHYFRKVTGLSHKSVGLLKVQFTFPGMPMVTFYGDEVRAMSLYPQDPFKKCKKGDIGVTNQSRPHHGLMGIRLQDSKEYGPSGEEPYGTNMIGRFLDDVKKLEELDEEDTIYVTEEKI
- a CDS encoding methanogenesis marker 5 protein, which gives rise to MKVFIDPPNSMILYDLVERFGHEPLSAMAAIQNKIDNIEVDMPPMNVTLDDVIRGLKYAGVEVPSGIRGRLAMWGPLIEQADAAVIMIDAPFSFGCVGCERSNEMVKYLIKRRGIPTVTVYYPKNEEEAETVVGQVKEFLEGLK
- a CDS encoding methanogenesis marker 15 protein; translation: MTIKIAQLSCGTEYSSVQYEIDKAARSVGAKVVYPDVSFEDINEAVKRFGFNPRSPQLKLMIARAIKLADKKYDADAVFITSCFRCAEAALVRNELRRFIQENTNLPVVTYSFTERLKAAQLLTRMEALVTIVTKKDLLARERQTGLTAGLDSGSSTTKAVIMQNNKIIGKDWTSTGDVVKSAQQVLENAMKEAGVEFKQIEALGTTGYGRFNLGKFYNAKLVQEELTVNSKGAVWLADRQRGEATILDIGGMDNKAITVRNGVPDNFTMGGICAGASGRFLEMTAKRLKIEIEELGKLADKGDWRNAKMNSYCSVFGIQDLVTGLGEGKSFEDVAAAACHSVAEQVYEQQLQEIDVRHPIIQVGGTSLISGLVKAVGEVLGERPIVPPNSQYIGAVGGALLSSGLL
- the mcrC gene encoding methyl-coenzyme M reductase I operon protein C, whose product is MKQQIGRHLSFVECRESMGLGVGGGLAQRATISESGRDVVVIAMGPGRRHITKPVCEITYALREEGIDTSVLVVNAGSGVPADAPDVTTGTNFGLDPIEVERIQQYKLALIHLGNVRLHIVYKARLILRNVNIPAVIVSQCPVDYEDFAAIGVKTSVVMPSDENINTKGEIVDIVTGVIRGVTCPQDKLDEVVSKIQAHLPNKGA
- a CDS encoding methanogenesis marker protein 6; this translates as MSEERETRLFMISPDSMLTPDQLVRMVHAMGMEATVKETCYGCLVEGPSKLVREILAAVREKYPYEVFSKVRAYPCGDPRRCRAQHGTRPGFAQLEAEWAALPLIEHGLKCSDEGKKYKAHEEEKQLPLDDFKKICEASR